The Ananas comosus cultivar F153 unplaced genomic scaffold, ASM154086v1, whole genome shotgun sequence genome contains the following window.
ATGGAGGGGCGGAGCGCGTCCTCGAGGCCCTCCATGAGCTCCCACGCGTTGATGATCTCCGGCGCGCGCGGCGGCGTCGCCGTGGGCGTGCGCGGCGGgagccggcgccggcgccggagctCTATCGTCGTCCCCGGCCACGAATCGGCTTCGTTCGAGGGATCGTCGGAGCTCGTCTTCgcaatctcctcctcctcctcctccacctcggcggcggcggcggcggtgctcgGAGCGCGGTCGAGCACGAGGAAGCCGAGGGTGGAGGATCTGAGCGCGACGGTGTGAGAGGAGAACTCGCCATGGGCGCCATGGCGATCCACAGGGAGGGAGTAGGTCCGCGCGTACGGGGCGCGGCTGCGGGGCCGCCCCTTGCCGCGCGCCTCCGCGGAGCTCGCGCAACCCATGGGGCAAACCCAACACAAGGGAAACGGGGAATTCGAGGGTCTCGTTTAAAGCTCTACTTCGCCATGAGCGTGGGAGTCAAAGGAGAAGCGGTGGCGGAGAAGACGACGAAGGCGACCAAGTCAACGTCTCACTCGCACAAAGCTTTGTagaggaaaaaagagagagacaaaTGGTGCGAGGGCGAGTTTCGTGGGAAGGCGCGTTATATGTAGCGCTCGCTCATCACACGGTTGGAGCCCAATTGATTAAATCCCAACGGCCCCACCTGATTGGGACACGTGTCGGCTAGATGCGAGGAAGGGACGGTGATTCCGCGGTTTGGTTTTTGGGAGCTGGTGATGATggtaattagttaattaattaatcaattaatcaaTCAATCAACAACGAACAAGTCGGTGGATTTGGTGCCGTGGGATTGAGTCAAGTAAATGGGGAGCGTTCACCTTCCAAAATTAGGCTGAGGTGGTGGGTCataagaaaagtattttatAGCATTCGCCTCTATTAAACTAACAAAGCTTTCAACTTTAGAGCGTATCAAGAATTAGTGATTTGTCGTGCGAGTTGGTGAAAGTTCCCATCTCACCCCAGGAGAAAATGTtggataattaaaaaaaaaaaaacttgctcCGGGAATGGTTGGATAGCAAGAACTCAATGGTAGAACTTCCGATGCCACTCGAAGTCCCACATCTGTTTGTTTGGATCATGCCGCAGAACTCGAAAGTATGGATAACCAGCATGGGACCTACAGCAATTATCTCTCACGACCCCGCCACTTCTTAAACAGATGAAAGTCCCGACATCGCGCAACCATTACCAGATATCGATTTTGCTGAACTCGTGAGCTCCGACGGGCGACAAATCGGTAAAGCCATACAACCCCTTCATGTGCCAAAAACAAATCTTGAGATCTTCATTCATGTGCAAGGAACCTTAAATTACAACAGCAAATTGAGAGACCCAATGTCTTAAATGTACAACCAGAACATGAGTTTGCAATTAGAACTTGATGGAGGATTAGACATGCACATCTAACACAGTAATAGCTTTGTAAAATGCATATTTTCGCATATGTTATTACATTccacaaaatattttgattttcagTGGTTATAATAGGAGGTACAGACCTATTTACTTTGGCAACTTCATTACCAATGAGTCCCTCAAAACAACTACTCGTTACATCTACAATAAACCATAATAATAGCGAAAATATGACCCGGTACAACTGCACTATCTACAAATCACACAGGCGAGATGAAGTAGGCTCATagcattttacatcacaagaGCGCATAGGCACAAACACAATATTTGTTCACTTCTTGCTACCATGGCTGGCCAAATCAGCTGCAACCTTTGCAGCCCTGTTTAGAGCATCCGACACCATCATGGCTCCTGCGGAGAAGTAGCTGCTGCTAACCACCGAATTAGCAACACTTGCCGCTGTTCTCCCTGTGGTGGACACAACGGATCTGGTGGTTTGCGATACATGGTATCGGTCGTCCACCGATTTGACCGTATCAATCCCAGCATTAATCTTATCCGTCAATCCGATCCTCTTACTTAAATCAGCAATCTTTGCTGCAGCAGTGGCCGATACCTGATGAGATTCGTCAAAGGCTTTGGCCTTGATTAGGGCATCTTTGCTCAGTTGGTAACCCCTTGAGAGCATGGTTTTGACAACATCTTGCGCCACTGTCACAGCTTCACCTGGGGTAGCCCTAAATTGGCAGGCATGTACAGTCTGTTGAGATAAATATGGAATCAGTCGAGAATAGATAACAGTATTTACTTGCTACACTACAGAATAGAATTACTTCCCTGGGAGCTGAATAAGCATATGAAAGAATTTTTCACTTGATTATTACTACTTTTGGGACTAGAAAAGTATTTACAGTTAGAACAGTGAGTGTTTACCAGGTGATGAACTTATAATTCAAATGAACAATTTGACTTTCGGGTCGCATGTGGGTTTGCATGCCTTTATGTGATTGATTGTGCGTACACCAATCTATATTCGACCGAATGTTTATCAGGTCAATCACATAATGGCATCCACACCCACATCCAACACAAAGTCAAATAATTCATTTGAATTTTAAGATCATGACCTGATAAACATTCACTATTCTAACAGTAAATACTTTTCTCGTGAGatataactattttaatagAAGATTGCACTTAAATTTTAGGTCATGCAAAAAATGTAGAGAACTTCAATAACAACGTGAAGGACACAAACCGTGGACTCATAATCTTCAAAACTCCAAGAAGGCCTGTCCCAGAAATTAGAAGGTTCATCGTATTGTCCCCATCGAGAAATGCACACTGGCTGATCTACAATAGTAGCTCCctgtaaaaaataaacaaaaggcATCCAGTGGATTTCCATTGTGAATAAGGTGGATCGAACAAACGAATCACATTTATACAGCAACCGATACATTTACAAAAAGAAGCAATAACGAAAAGAGATCTTATTATATGTGATCCACATTTACAAATTCTACAGTCCAGAAAtcaatataaaaagataaagaacCAGGTGAACAGGATGGCAGTTTCAATCTCGAAGTGAACTGAAATGTGTAATCAAATAAGGGAGTAAAAGTGCAAGTCCTCCTAACTGCCTTCAACGGTAGTCGTTTCACAGATAACCCTGCCTTGCAATGAGTTCCGCCGGCGATTTATTCCACGCCATGAAAACTCACAATTTGTATTTCAAGTATAACAGAAAACCAGATGAAGAAACTTGAGTCTTCATAACTAAGCATGCCTAGTGCTATGGAAGATGAGGGTTGACGACCACGTTGACCAGCCACAGGTCATTACATTACTATTGGGAGTTAGTCCAATCCAAGGAGAAGAGAggataaagagagaaaagaagactTCGAAACTTACAGTAAGCAAGACAGCAGTTTCCAAGGCATGGGGTTCTCTGAATGTTACATAAGCAGTGGAACCGTGCTCGCCTGATCTGCTCAGCAGAGAATAATAAAACATATGAAAGACTGCTCACGCATAGATATACAAATTCAACTCATATGCAAAGACAATACGGCACATAGAAATGTTAAAAGCAGTAATGAACTGTAAGGTTTAGCTCATGTTCTTTCTAGGAGTCATGTAAAACTATCAATGTACTAAAAAACGGAAAATAATATTCTGCGCAGGTTAATGAAAAATAGCTGACTGAAATTGCATACAGATCTCGGCTATCACCTGATGAGTTCAATGTGATCGATAGCcccagaaaaagaaaagaagtcgTAGAGATCTCTTTCAGTAGCTCTCCCGGATAGGTTAGTGACTTCCACCGTGTACCCGTCTAAGCTCATGATCCTGGAAATCGATGTTACGCAGCAACATCAAACGAATCGCACAACCAACTTAGCTTTATATTAGTTAAAAGAAATTATACGAGACAATTCAATGAAAAACATTACATTGGCAATACGGTAGAAAccattatgcaatctatgtGCCCTAAATTGCAAATTTGTACGTGTTTGAAAGTATTGGATAATTAAAAAAGAGGAACCTGGATAGGAGCATAGTAATCTCTTACCATAATCAAATAATAGATTTTCATATAGTGACACAAGGTTTTTGATCCACTCAAACTATTTTtacgcagcagcagcaacaacaacaacaaaaaactAGACCTTGACTATTTGTTGTATAATAAAGAGCATAAGTGCAGGTGAATTCCAGTAAGcaacattaaattaaaattgagaacggaaaattgaaaaaaaaaaaaaaaaaaaaaaaaaagggggaaaagtCCAAAAATAAGGAGAATTACTGCAAAATTTCTGGAAGATAAAGCTGTTATTGCCAAAAACCCCTTTGTAAAATTAAATCTGATCAAATAAAGAACAACAACCAGCCGATTATGAGCCCAGATTTCAGAATTGGAAagtaaattaacaaaaaaaagaggctTAAATCGATGGATTTTCGGTGATTTAAACACCCAGAACAGTTTAATTCCAACTTAAAAAGCATCAATTTGGGCAGATCCTAaggtagagagaaagaaagagagcttACCCCTAATTCGCTGAATCTGATTGCTTCTTCGTTAGCGAatgaagaggagaagaggagagggtaCGCTTCGCCTTGTTTAAGCAATACACTACTTTTACAGTGCTAAGAACTTTTTATAAAAGTACTACATTCACTCAGTATTCTTTCCCCCAAATTTACTTAGAAGGAAACTGCTTTATTAAGCGTGAAATTACTAATAAGACCCTGGATCCTTAAACCTGAGAACAAGGCCCGAAGTTTCCAGCTGGATCATGTAGCACGTTTTTTTCACTAATTAACCTTTCATTCATGTTATTTAACGCCACAactttccagggggtcacccatcctaggactactcccgtcctagcacgcttaactctcttaacttcttgggtctagccaccacccaaaatgcttaagccgggttaagagtttagccctattatatcttatatataggactatctggggtctcacaatctcccctcttTAATCCCTGACGTCCttgtcaggctcagactcacaagtaccaggcgatgtgagactcgtctcgctagcccgtcatccagaccctggctcagctgagactcatctcacactttcggttggtaattggctctgataccatttgtaacgccccaacttCTTTTAACTGCGCAATATGTTAGGGCACCGACGAAGAAAGTAGGCTGAATATTATAATGACGAATGACGctcacaaatttttttagaaaaacctTCAAATAACACCCTtgtaatttcacactttttttcttttagtattctgaaatttaaaatatatcaatttagtattctataattttttttatttttttattatcgattctactattttttttttcattaaattagtcATAAACTTAAAACTAAagtatactaaagtgaatattcggtaaatctagTTAGggtgtttgaaattttttgtatataatttaacaaaatattaataaaaaaaagttgaagggataaaaataaaaccacatgacactaactcaatacactttaaaccatagtgtactaaagtgagaacgtgcgaaaccacgtagatggtatttgaagtttatccaatattttatcttttttcattttgctctattttgattttatttttttctgaggCCTTACTATCTCATTGCATgtacttaaatttatttgctaaataaataaagtaaatagtgtgctatttttttctcaatttttttttttcattcatgttatatGTCTCTAGTTTAAATGGCAAAAACATTTTAGTTTATAACCGGCTgttcctagagtaagtggcaaagggcttgaaggttggtacccgagacccaagttcgaatccttgttgatttacatttctagctaagtttatttctaaatgaaataaacgaagcgggtagtgtgctacctatctctctcaaaaaaaaaaaaaaaacattttacgctcaaaatttaagtttgaaatttaattattttatattttgatttacgtttgttttaaaaaattgagtgaAAAAAACCGTTCATTTGTGTTGTAATATGCCAAGACgagaaattattttacaaaaaaaaaataatgctataataatatttgtataccttgtttttttaaaaagattagtTATAATTAATCACTTGTCACACTTGACGGATTACTTAATTTCATCACAAACAATTGTGTTTGGcttttcaaaaaaacaaaaaaataaattttcatgtgaaatttatttttctaatttttcgtgtgtttcatttttctaaaaattaatacttttttaaaagaaattagattttatgaccaaatagtattttttgaaaatattaggtagGAAAAGATGTTGACGAAAAATTGTATTTTCGTTTTCTGAAAAGAACTAGTGTTCTATTTTGAACATTAGGTAGCCGAAGGATGGCAATGAGaaacttaatatttatattagtgTTGTATTCAAAGAATGAAaatactaaatattttaaatctgattttttttttaagtattttttaaaaattcaagccgacaaaaaaattaggaaaaaaactttttacaagtattctttttcaaaaaatcaaACACTTTCTTACTGTATGGGATTAAGAACATCAAATTTTCTTGAAACTCCGAAGGCTATGTGGATAAAGAGATTATGTCGCGCTTAACTTAAAAGTACGATTAGaggctttatttattttatttagaaataaatataactgaaaatgtgaatctactagaattcgaact
Protein-coding sequences here:
- the LOC109704751 gene encoding binding partner of ACD11 1-like, translated to MSLDGYTVEVTNLSGRATERDLYDFFSFSGAIDHIELIRSGEHGSTAYVTFREPHALETAVLLTGATIVDQPVCISRWGQYDEPSNFWDRPSWSFEDYESTTVHACQFRATPGEAVTVAQDVVKTMLSRGYQLSKDALIKAKAFDESHQVSATAAAKIADLSKRIGLTDKINAGIDTVKSVDDRYHVSQTTRSVVSTTGRTAASVANSVVSSSYFSAGAMMVSDALNRAAKVAADLASHGSKK